The DNA segment ACCAGGCGCTTGGCGCGCTCGATGGCCAGCTCGGCGACGGTGGTGTGGTCCTCGGCCGGGCGGTCGAAGGTCGAGGAGATGACCTCGCCCTTCACCGACCGCTGCATGTCGGTGACCTCTTCCGGACGCTCGTCGACGAGGACGACCATCAGGTGGCACTCGGGGTTGTTGCGGGTGATCGAGTTGGCGATCGCCTGCATGATCATGGTCTTGCCGGTCTTCGGCGGGGCCACGATCAGACCGCGCTGGCCCTTGCCGATCGGCGTGACCAGGTCGATGATCCGGGTCGTCAGGCCGCCCGACTCCCCCTCCAGGCGCAGGCGCTCCTGCGGGTAAAGGGGCGTCAGCTTCCCGAACTCCGGCCGTCCGCGGCCCTGTTCGGGCGCCACGCTGTTGACCGTGTCGAGGCGGACCAGCGCGTTGAACTTCTCGCGGCGCTCGCCGTCCTTGGGCTGGCGCACCGCACCGGTGACGTGGTCGCCCTTGCGCAGGCCGTTCTTGCGGACCTGGGCGAGGGAGACGTACACGTCGTTCGGACCGGGCAGGTAGCCGGAGGTCCGGATGAACGCGTAGTTGTCGAGGATGTCGAGGATGCCCGCGACGGGGATCAGGACGTCGTCCTCGGACACCTGCGGCTCGTTGCCGAAGTCCTCGCGGCCCCCGCGGCGGCCCCGGCGGTCGCGGTAGCGGCCGCGACGGCCCCGGCGGCCGCCCTCGAAGTCGTCGTCGTCATCGTTGCGGCGGTCGCGCTGGCGCTGGCCGCCCTGACCGCCCTGGCCGCCGCCGTCACCGGCGTCGCCCTTGCGGCCGCGGTCGCCGCGGTCGCGCTGGCGCTGGCCGCGCTCGCCGCGGTCGCCCTTCTGGCCGCGGTCCTGGCGGTCGCCGCGCTCCTGGCGCTCGCCCTTGCCCTGACGGCCCTCGCCGGACTCCTGCGGCGCCGCCGCGGTGTCGGTCCTGGCGTCCGTCCGGGTCTCGGTCCTGGCCTCGACCTTGGTGTCGGTCTTGAGGTCGCCCGGGGCGCCCTCGGGGCTGCCCGCGGCGGCGGTGGCGCGGCGCCGGCGGCGCTCGCCGGCCGGCTGCTCGTCGCTGACCGGCTGGCCGGGGATGTCGATCTGCTGCTGGCCGCCGGACTTGTCCGCGGCCTTCTCGCCCTTGTCGGACTTGGCGGCCTTGCCGGCCGCCTGCTCCGCGCCGTCGTCGCCGGTACGGGCCTTGGAGGTGGTACGGCGCTTCGGCTTGGTCTCGGCGTCGGCGGACGCCTCGGCCTTGGCCGCCGAGCCCGAGCCGCCGGCCTGCTTCTCCTTGATGACCTCGATCAGCTGGCTCTTGCGCATCCGCGCGGTGCCCTTGATACCGAGGCCGGAGGCGACCTGCTGCAGCTCTGCCAGGACCATGCCGTCAAGGCCGGTGCCGGAACGGCGGCGCCGCGTGGTAGCAGGAGCGGCGGGAGCGTCCGTGGCGGGCGCGGTGGCACTGCCATCGGTGCGCGCGCCCATCAGATCGGTGGTGTCGCTCACGAAGGGTCCTTCCCTGGAGCGGGCGTCGGCCTGTCTGGCTCGGCGACCGGTTGTGCTGTCCGGCTGGGTCCTTGGTCTCGTGGACCGGGCCGGGGCGGTGGTCCCGCCGGAAGTGGCGGAGAGAATCAGTTCATGGCTCCGGCGTGAAGAGATGCAGACTGGCCATGTCGTCACGCCGATTCCGGAGCGTGCTCACGTCTGCTCAGGCCGTGGCTCCAAGCAGTTTGGGAGGCTCCCGGAAGAAAGTGGTCCCTATGGGGGACACGAAGCACCGCGCCGCTCAGGCGTCGAGTACTGACTTGAGGTTAACACTACCGGGTCCAACAAACATTCCCCCTCTCCAAGACCGGCAATCGTCGATCACCCGCGTGATCACCCGGCGAGCGGCAGGACGCACGCGCCCGCCGCGTCGAGGGTCAGCCGGTTGGCCGCCCACCCCTCTCCCGCCAGCGCGGCGACCTTCTCGGCCGCCGCGTCCTCGACCAGCGCGAGCACCGTCGGGCCCGCACCGGACACGACTGCGGGGACGCCGTCCGCGCGCAGTCGGTTCACCAGGGCCACGCTCTCCGGCATCGCGGGAGCACGGTATTCCTGGTGGAGTCGGTCCTCGGTCGCGGCGAGCAGCAGCTCGGGGCGCCTGGTCAGGGCCTCGACGAGCAGTGCGGCGCGGCCGGCGTTGGCCGCGGCGTCCACATGGGGGACGGTACGCGGCAGCAGTCCACGGGCGGTCTCGGTCAGCACCGGCTTTCCGGGCACGAAGACCACCGGAACGATGGAATCGGCGGGATCCATCCGGATCGCGCGGGCGGTGCCGGTGTCCATCCAGGCGAGCGTGAAACCGCCCAGCAGACAGGCGGCGACGTTGTCGGGGTGACCCTCGATCTCGGTGGCCAGCTCCAGCAGCGCGGTGTCGTCGAGCTTCTGCTCGCCGCCTATCGTCACCGCGCGGGCGGCGACGATGCCGGCGCAGATGGCGGCGGAGGAGGACCCCAGGCCGCGGCCGTGCGGAATGCGGTTGGCGCAGACGATTTCCAGCCCGCGCGGCTGTCCGCCGAGCAGCTCGAAGGCGGTGCGCATCGACCGGACGAGCAGGTGGGACTCGTCGCGCGGCAGGGAGTCGGCGCCCTCACCTGCGATGTCGATGTGCAGGCCGGAGTCGGCGACGCGCACCACGACATCGTCGTACAGGCCCAGGGAAAGACCCAGGGCATCGAAGCCGGGACCGAGATTGGCGCTGGTAGCGGGGGTGCGCACCCGGACGGCGGCGGCGCGGAACGCGGGACCGGCCATCGCTCGATGACTCTCCTTGATTGATGCTGCGGTACTGCCCCACCGAGCGCCGCGGCACCGAGGTGCCCGGCCGGCTCGTGGGGTCTGTTCTGACCTGCCCTGAACGCCACTGCGTTATGCCGTGGGGAGGGGAGTTGCTGCCAGCCTATCGAAGGAAGGTTCTGTCGCGACATAGGGCGCACAGGAGGCGCACGATGCGTGTCGCGCGCCTTCCTGCGCCCCGACGCTGCCTTCCCCGGACTTTGCAGCCTTTGCACACTTTGCTGCCCGGGGCAAAGGGACGTCCGCCGCCCCTTTGCCGGGTGCCGTACGCGCAGGTTCCGCCCGTACGGCGGCGCCCCTCGGAGGGGGCGCCGGGCCGTCTAGACGAGGCCGAGGCGCTCGGCCGCGGCGTCCGCGTCGATCGGGACCGTGATCGGCTGCGGCGCTCCGGCCACCGCCCAGTCCGGGTCCTTGAGGCCGTTGCCGGTCACCGTGCAGACGATGCGCTGGCCGGGGTCGACCTTGCCCTCCTCGGCGGCCTTGAGCAGACCGGCGACGGACGCGGCCGAGGCGGGCTCCACGAAGACGCCCTCCTGTGCGGCCAACAGGCGGTAGGCGGACAGGATTTGACGGTCGGTCACGGAGTCGATGAAACCGCCGGACTCGTCCCGCGCCCGCTCCGCGTACGACCACGAGGCGGGGTTGCCGATGCGGATGGCGGTGGCGATGGTCTGCGGGTCCTTGACGACCTCGCCGCGCACGAGCGGCGCGCTGCCGGCGGCCTGGAAACCCCACATGCGCGGGGTGTGCGAGGCGATGCCGTCCGCCGCGTACTCCTGGTAGCCCCGCCAGTACGCCGTGATGTTGCCGGCGTTGCCGACGGGCAGCACATGGACGTCGGGGGCGTCGCCGAGCATGTCGACGATCTCGAAGGCCGCGGTCTTCTGACCCTCGATGCGCACCGGGTTGACGGAGTTCACAAGTGCGACGGGGTAGTTGTCGGACAGGCGCCGGGCCAGCGTCAGACAGTCGTCGAAATTCCCGTCGACCTGGAGGATCTTCGCGCCGTGTACCAGGGCCTGGCCCATCTTGCCGAGCGCGATCTTGCCCTGCGGGACGAGCACCGCGCAGACCATCCCGGCCCGCACCGCGTAGGCGGCGGCCGAGGCGGAGGTGTTGCCGGTGGAGGCGCAGATGACCGCCTTGGCGCCCTCCTCCTTGGCGCGGGTGATGGCCATCGTCATGCCCCGGTCCTTGAAGGAACCGGTGGGGTTGGCGCCCTCGACCTTGAGGTGCACCTCGCAGCCGGTGCGCTCGGAGAGCACCTGGGCCGGTACGAGAGGGGTGCCGCCCTCCCGGAGGGTGACGACCTCGGTCGTGTCACCGACCGGCAGCCGGTCACGGTATTCCTCGATGATTCCGCGCCACTGACGGCTAGCGGTGGAATTGGCAGACATGGGTTCCTTTACTCCCCTTCGACCCGCATGATGCTGGCGACACCGCGCACGGTGTCCAGCTCGCGCAGTGCCCCGACGGTCGACGACAGGGCCGCGTCCGCCGCTCGGTGGGTGACGATGACGAGGGATGCCTCGCCGTCCTTGCCCTGCTGACGGACCGTATCGATCGATACGCCGTGATCGGCGAAGATGTTCGCGACCTGCGCGAGCACGCCGGGCTTGTCGGCCACATCAAGGCTGATGTGGTAGCGCGTGACGACCGCGCCCATGGGGCTGACGGGCAGCCGTGTGTAGGCGGACTCCCCCGGGCCGGTGGCACCGGAGAGCTTGTTGCGGCAGACCGCGACGAGGTCGCCGAGGACCGCGGAGGCGGTCGGCGAGCCGCCCGCGCCCGGCCCGTAGAACATCAGCTGGCCGGCCGCCTCCGCCTCGACGAAGACCGCGTTGTACGCCTCGCGGACGGAGGCGAGCGGATGCGTCAGCGGAATCATCGCGGGGTGCACCCGCGCGGTCACCGACGCGCCGTCCGCGGCCCGCTCGCAGATGGCCAGCAGCTTGACCGTGCACCCCATCCGCTTGGCGGAGGCGATGTCGGCCGCGGTGACCTCGGTGAGGCCCTCCCGGTGCACGTCGTCGATGGTGACGCGGGTGTGGAAGGCGATACCGGCCAGGATCGCGGCCTTGGCGGCGGCGTCGAAGCCCTCGACGTCGGCGGTCGGGTCGGCCTCGGCGTAGCCGAGCGCGGTCGCCTCGTCCAGCGCCTCGCTGTAGCCGGCTCCCGTGGAGTCCATCTTGTCGAGGATGAAGTTGGTGGTGCCGTTGACGATGCCGAGCACCCGGTTGACCTTGTCGCCGGCCAGGGACTCGCGCAGCGGCCGTACCAGCGGGATCGCGCCCGCGACGGCGGCCTCGTAGTAGAGGTCGGCGCCATTGGTCTCGGCCGCCGCGTGCAGCGCCGCGCCGTCCGCGGCGACCAGCGCCTTGTTGGCGGAGACCACGCTCGCGCCGTGCTCGAAGGCGGTGGTGATCAGGGTGCGGGCCGGCTCGATACCGCCGATGACCTCGATCACGACGTCGATGTCGCCCCGTTTGACCAGCGCGGTCGCGTCGGTGGTGACCAGCTCGGCCGGGACGCCCTCGCGCACCTTGTCGGGGCGGCGGACGGCGATCCCGGCGAGCTCCACGGGCGCACCGATGCGGGCGGCGAGGTCGTCGGCGTGCGTCGTCATGATGCGCGTCACCTCTGAGCCGACAACACCACAGCCCAGGAGCGCCACCTTCAGCGGACGCGTACGCATCATTCGACCTCTGCTTCTCATCGATCAGCGGATTCCAGCTTGCTCATGCACAAGTCTCACGCACCGGACGGCACTTTCCGCGCATCGTCCGGATGCCGAGACATTTATTTCATCCGGGTCCGGGCCCCGGCGATCCGGGCCTACCCGACATCCAGTCGCAGGAGATCTTCCTCCGTCTCACGCCGGACGATCACCCTGGCCGCACCGTCCTTCACCGCCACGACGGGCGGCCGCAGCGAGTGGTTGTAGTTGCTGGCCATGGAGCGGCAGTACGCGCCGGTGGCCGGCACCGCGAGCAGGTCCCCGGGCGCCACGTCGGCCGGCAGGAAGGCGTCGCGCACGACGATGTCGCCGCTCTCACAGTGCTTGCCGACCACGCGCGAGAGCATCGGCGCGGCGTCGGAGGTGCGCGACACCAGGGCGACGCTGTACTCCGCGTCGTAGAGCGCCGTACGGATGTTGTCCGACATCCCGCCGTCCACGGAGACGTACGTCCGCAGGCCCTCCAGCTCCTTGACCGTGCCGACCTCGTACAGCGTGAAGGCGGTGGGCCCCACGATCGCGCGCCCCGGCTCGACCGACAGCCGCGGCACGCTCAGCCCCGCCGCCGCGCACTCCTTGCGCACGATGTCGCCCAGCGCCCGCGCGATCTCGTGCGGCTCCCGGGGGTCGTCGTCGGAGGTGTACGCGATGCCGAGCCCGCCGCCCAGGTCGATCTCGGGCAGCTCGATGCCGTGCTCGTCGCGCACCTCGGTCAGCAGCTGCACCACGCGGCGGGCCGAGACCTCGAATCCCGCCATGTCGAAGATCTGCGACCCGATGTGGCTGTGGATCCCGATGAGTTCCAGCCCGTCCAGCTTCAGCGCACGGCGCACCGCCTCGGCGGCCAGGCCGTCGGCCAGCGCGATGCCGAACTTCTGGTCCTCGTGCGCGGTCGCGATGAACTCGTGGGTGTGCGCCTCGACACCGACCGTGACCCGGATCTGCACCCGCTGGCGCTTGCCCAGGCGCTCCGCGACATGCGCGACCCGCACGATCTCCTGGAACGAGTCGAGCACGATCCGGCCGACCCCCGCCTCCACGGCCCGGGTGATCTCCTCGGTGCTCTTGTTGTTGCCGTGCAGCGCGATCCGCTCGGCGGGCATGCCCGCCGCGAGCGCCGTGGCCAGCTCGCCGGCGGAGCAGACGTCGAGGTTGAGCCCCTCCTCGGTCAGCCACCGCACGATGGCCCGGGACAAGAACGCCTTCCCGGCGTAGAACACGTCGGCCTCCGGGCCGAAGGCGTCCTTCCAGGCCCGGCAGCGGGACCGGAAGTCCTCCTCGTCGAGGAAGTACGCCGGGGTGCCGAACTCCTCGGCGAGCGCGGTGACGTCGAGCCCGCCGACGGTGACCTGGCCGTCGGCGTTACGGGAGACCGTGCGGGACCAGACCTGCGGGTCGAGGCTGTTGAGGTCGGCGGGCGGTCCGGCGTAGTGCCCCTCGGGCAACACGTCGGCGTGCCGGGGCCCTGCGGGGTGCGCGGAGCGACTCATGACTGGGAGATCCCCTCAAAATCGTTCAGAGGTGTTCGGGAGCGGAGATGCCGAGCAGGCGCAGGCCGTTGGCGAGCACCGTCCCGGCGGCCTCGGCAAGGGCCAGCCGGGCACGGTGCACGGCCAAGGGTTTCTGCTCCCCGACGGGCAGCGGCGGGCAGACGTCGTGCCACCGGAAGAACGCCTCCGCGGTCGTTTCCAGATGCCGCACCGCACGGTCCGGCGCCCGCAGCCGCGCGGCGGCTTCGATGACGGAGGGGTAGGTGGCGAGCAGAGTCCTGAGGGCCTGCAGGGCCTGGGGACCCGGGAGGGACGAAGAATCGGTTGCGCCGCGCACCGGGGCCTGCTCCGGCGCGGGATCCGCGGAGGACGAGCCTCCGGCGACCGCCGTCGACGACGGCCACACGTCCCCCGGCTCGCTCACCAGCCCAAGATCCCCCGCGTTCCGCAGCAGCGCCCGCACCCTCGCGTGGGCGTACTGCACCTGGAACCGCGGATTGCTCTCCCGCTGCACGGGCCGCTCGGGCACCCGTACCTGATCATGCGCGGCGGGCCGCAGGAGCACCCAGCGCGCTTCGTCGGAACCGAGGCGGGCGGTGAGGGTGGCGAGGTCGTACGGAGCGGGCACGAGAGCGGGGTGCCCGCCGGCCTCCCGCCCCGAGATCCCGGCGACCGCGTCGATCCGCGCCAGCACCTCGGCGACCACGGCCTCCCGGGCCCCGAGCGCCACGGGCCCGTTCGCCGCCGGCCCGGCCACCGCGTCCGCGGCGCCGGGACTCCGCCCGGCGCTCGACGCGCCGTACTCCTCGCCGCGCGCCAGCACCTCCCGTATGAGCGCGACCAGCGCGCCGTCCCCGAGGGTGAAGTTCAGAAAACCCGGCCCGGCGATCTCGACCCGGGCGATTCCGGCGCTCCCGGCCAGCCGCTTCCGCAGGATCTCGGCGACCTCCCGGGCGGGCCGCCCCGCCGGCCCCGCGAGCTGCAGCGCGACATTGGAGGCGTAGTCCCCGCACCCGGGCCGCGGAGGCGGCCCGACGACGATCCGCGCCGGCACGGGCACGGAGAGCTCCTGCTCCTCCACCGCACCACGCACGGAGCGCAGGACGGTACGGGAGAGCTCAGCGGGGGTCACAGGACAAGCGTATGGGAGACCGGGGGTACCCATGCGACCCGGTTTCGCCCTGTGGACACTCGACCCGCCGGCGGACACCCCGCCCGCGGACACCTCGCACGGGGAACCGGGCCGACCGCGGCGTCCGCTCGACCCCGGTCCCGGCATACGTCTCACGACAAGCCCGGCCGGATCCGTCCCCTGCCTGCCTACTCCCCGCCCGCGTCCACCACGCCGACCCCGCCGGACGTCGCGACCCCACCACCGGACGAGGCGCCACGCCCCGCCACTCCCCCGTCGCTCTCCCCGTCCTCGTCCTCGGCCCCGCCCCCGGGCCCACGTTCCCGCTGGCGCCGCTCGCGCACCAGCATCCCCACGGTCCGCACCAGTTCCGCCGGCTCGAACGGCTTCGCCAGAAACGCGTCCACCCCGACGGACTCGCCGTTGTCCACCTCGGCCTGCGTACACGCACTGACGATGGCGATCGGGATGTCCCACGTCCGTGGATCGGAACGCAACCGCGCCGCCGTGTGCAGACCGTTGAGCCGCGGCATCACGACATCAAGGGTCACGACATCAGGTCTCACGTGGTGCACGACATCCAGACATTCGGCACCATCAGCCGCGGTCACGACCTCGAAGCCCTCCAGCTCGAGATTGACCCTGATCAACTGCCGGATCACCTTGTTGTCGTCGACGACAAGGATCCGACCGGACAAGCCAGGCACACCATGAGACTAGGACGCCGCCCGAGACTGCGTCCCGGTTTTCCCCACTTCCGCCCCCGTGCGAGGGACCTTTCCCCGACCGCCATCGCCGCTCCGCCACGATGCGCTACAAGCTCCCGCCCCGCTTTCCCGGCACCTCCCCCGCCGCCCGCGAAACCTGTTCATGAACACCCCATCAGAGCTGGTAGTGTTCTACCCGTCGCCGCGAGAACACAGGCGGCAACGCCCCCGTAGCTCAGGGGATAGAGCAACGGCCTCCGGAGCCGTGTGCGCAGGTTCGAATCCTGCCGGGGGCACTCGCCGAAGCACTTACCTCACGGGGTGGGTGACCGGAGCGGATGCCTGCAGAAGAGAGCGGGACCCAGTCTTGACGGGTCTCGCTCTTTTTCTCGTTCTTCTCTCGTTATTTCCCTTGGCCCGAACGCCGTCAGTCGACGAGGCGTGTGCGGGCGAAATGCTGACGCCGGCGGCGGTGAGGAAGACGACGGCGTGCTGCGTGATCAGAGGTGACCCGGCGCTTTCCGGCCCGGGCCTGCCGGCTCCCTGCGCCTCACCGCCGTTGCGAGGCTGACCGCCCGCGCTCATTTTTCTCCGTTTCCTCGGATTCGGCCCCAGTGGAGCGCGCCCGGCGCAGCGACCGGAGCCGGGCTCCGGTGGCATCCACGGCCCAGAACGACCAGCCGTTCCGGTGGGGGCGACCTCCGGGTGGTACGCCTGCAGGACCGCGGCCGCGGTGCCGCTCGGCGACTTGTAGCGGCCCTGGGGGTGCGCGTGGGCGGGCCGGGCAGCAGAAGACCGGGCACCCGGCCCATTGGCCGCGTGCCCGGTCAGAGGGGGCGTGGAGCTGGGGTGGTGGTCAGCCGTTGAGGTGGACCGGCAATGACTCGATTCCGTAGACGATGGAGAGCTTGCGGAATTCGAGGTCCTCGGGATTGGCGGCGAGGCGCATGTTCGGGAAGCGGCGCACCAAGGCGGGGTAGGCGGCGCGGAGTTCCATGCGGGCCAGTTCGGCGCCCACGCAGCGGTGGATTCCGTAGCCGAAGGCCAGGTGGGAGGGGACGTTGCGGGTGGGGTCGAACTGTTCCATTTCCGGGCCCAGTTTGCCGTCCCGGTCCGCACCGCTCAGGGAGCACAGCACCACATCTCCGGAGGCGATCTGGACGCCTCCGATTTCCAGGTCCTCGCGGGCGAAGCGCGGGAAAGCGACCTGCACGACGGTCAGATAGCGGAGGAGTTCCTCGACATAGCGGTCCACGACGTCATCGCCGTCGTGGAGGGCCGCGAAGTGCTTGGGGTCCTGCAGGAGGACCAGGGCGCCGAGGGCCAGCATGCTGGCGGTGGTCTCGAAACCGCCGGTGAGGACGCCGTCGGCGAGGCCCGCCAGCTCTTCGTCGCTGACCGAGTCGCCGTGTTCCTTGACGATCATGCCGAGCAGTCCGTCGCCCGGGTTTTCGCGCTGCTTCTTGACGATGTCCCGGAAGTAGGAAAGGGATTCGGATATGGCACCGAAGGAGGCATTGGCGCCGCTGAAAAGGTCGAAGCGGGCGGCGCTGAGGCGTTCGAAGTCGGCGCGGTCCTCATAGGGGACGCCGAGGAGTTCGCAAATGACGAGGGAAGGGATGGGGAGGG comes from the Streptomyces angustmyceticus genome and includes:
- the lysA gene encoding diaminopimelate decarboxylase yields the protein MSRSAHPAGPRHADVLPEGHYAGPPADLNSLDPQVWSRTVSRNADGQVTVGGLDVTALAEEFGTPAYFLDEEDFRSRCRAWKDAFGPEADVFYAGKAFLSRAIVRWLTEEGLNLDVCSAGELATALAAGMPAERIALHGNNKSTEEITRAVEAGVGRIVLDSFQEIVRVAHVAERLGKRQRVQIRVTVGVEAHTHEFIATAHEDQKFGIALADGLAAEAVRRALKLDGLELIGIHSHIGSQIFDMAGFEVSARRVVQLLTEVRDEHGIELPEIDLGGGLGIAYTSDDDPREPHEIARALGDIVRKECAAAGLSVPRLSVEPGRAIVGPTAFTLYEVGTVKELEGLRTYVSVDGGMSDNIRTALYDAEYSVALVSRTSDAAPMLSRVVGKHCESGDIVVRDAFLPADVAPGDLLAVPATGAYCRSMASNYNHSLRPPVVAVKDGAARVIVRRETEEDLLRLDVG
- a CDS encoding homoserine dehydrogenase, with translation MMRTRPLKVALLGCGVVGSEVTRIMTTHADDLAARIGAPVELAGIAVRRPDKVREGVPAELVTTDATALVKRGDIDVVIEVIGGIEPARTLITTAFEHGASVVSANKALVAADGAALHAAAETNGADLYYEAAVAGAIPLVRPLRESLAGDKVNRVLGIVNGTTNFILDKMDSTGAGYSEALDEATALGYAEADPTADVEGFDAAAKAAILAGIAFHTRVTIDDVHREGLTEVTAADIASAKRMGCTVKLLAICERAADGASVTARVHPAMIPLTHPLASVREAYNAVFVEAEAAGQLMFYGPGAGGSPTASAVLGDLVAVCRNKLSGATGPGESAYTRLPVSPMGAVVTRYHISLDVADKPGVLAQVANIFADHGVSIDTVRQQGKDGEASLVIVTHRAADAALSSTVGALRELDTVRGVASIMRVEGE
- a CDS encoding response regulator, which codes for MSGRILVVDDNKVIRQLIRVNLELEGFEVVTAADGAECLDVVHHVRPDVVTLDVVMPRLNGLHTAARLRSDPRTWDIPIAIVSACTQAEVDNGESVGVDAFLAKPFEPAELVRTVGMLVRERRQRERGPGGGAEDEDGESDGGVAGRGASSGGGVATSGGVGVVDAGGE
- the rho gene encoding transcription termination factor Rho, coding for MSDTTDLMGARTDGSATAPATDAPAAPATTRRRRSGTGLDGMVLAELQQVASGLGIKGTARMRKSQLIEVIKEKQAGGSGSAAKAEASADAETKPKRRTTSKARTGDDGAEQAAGKAAKSDKGEKAADKSGGQQQIDIPGQPVSDEQPAGERRRRRATAAAGSPEGAPGDLKTDTKVEARTETRTDARTDTAAAPQESGEGRQGKGERQERGDRQDRGQKGDRGERGQRQRDRGDRGRKGDAGDGGGQGGQGGQRQRDRRNDDDDDFEGGRRGRRGRYRDRRGRRGGREDFGNEPQVSEDDVLIPVAGILDILDNYAFIRTSGYLPGPNDVYVSLAQVRKNGLRKGDHVTGAVRQPKDGERREKFNALVRLDTVNSVAPEQGRGRPEFGKLTPLYPQERLRLEGESGGLTTRIIDLVTPIGKGQRGLIVAPPKTGKTMIMQAIANSITRNNPECHLMVVLVDERPEEVTDMQRSVKGEVISSTFDRPAEDHTTVAELAIERAKRLVELGHDVVVLLDSITRLGRAYNLAAPASGRILSGGVDSTALYPPKRFFGAARNIEDGGSLTILATALVETGSRMDEVIFEEFKGTGNLELKLDRKLSDKRIFPAVDVDASSTRKEEILMGSDELAVVWKLRRVLHALDQQQAIELLLDKMKQTKSNAEFLLQIQKTTPTAGNGND
- a CDS encoding cytochrome P450, whose protein sequence is MTTLRSRIIAWAGRLYLARTQKKGFDLSRMSFLPESVLMPLRREGLDPVDELAAVREREPISKLPVPIAANVWLVTGYDEVKAVLGKANSFSSDFTNLVGKAGAGAEQNPGGLGFADPPVHTRLRRLLTPEFTMRRLGRLTPRIHEIVEERLDAMEKAGKNGDPVDIVHSFALPIPSLVICELLGVPYEDRADFERLSAARFDLFSGANASFGAISESLSYFRDIVKKQRENPGDGLLGMIVKEHGDSVSDEELAGLADGVLTGGFETTASMLALGALVLLQDPKHFAALHDGDDVVDRYVEELLRYLTVVQVAFPRFAREDLEIGGVQIASGDVVLCSLSGADRDGKLGPEMEQFDPTRNVPSHLAFGYGIHRCVGAELARMELRAAYPALVRRFPNMRLAANPEDLEFRKLSIVYGIESLPVHLNG
- the nrtL gene encoding ArgS-related anticodon-binding protein NrtL, which produces MTPAELSRTVLRSVRGAVEEQELSVPVPARIVVGPPPRPGCGDYASNVALQLAGPAGRPAREVAEILRKRLAGSAGIARVEIAGPGFLNFTLGDGALVALIREVLARGEEYGASSAGRSPGAADAVAGPAANGPVALGAREAVVAEVLARIDAVAGISGREAGGHPALVPAPYDLATLTARLGSDEARWVLLRPAAHDQVRVPERPVQRESNPRFQVQYAHARVRALLRNAGDLGLVSEPGDVWPSSTAVAGGSSSADPAPEQAPVRGATDSSSLPGPQALQALRTLLATYPSVIEAAARLRAPDRAVRHLETTAEAFFRWHDVCPPLPVGEQKPLAVHRARLALAEAAGTVLANGLRLLGISAPEHL
- the thrB gene encoding homoserine kinase, whose product is MAGPAFRAAAVRVRTPATSANLGPGFDALGLSLGLYDDVVVRVADSGLHIDIAGEGADSLPRDESHLLVRSMRTAFELLGGQPRGLEIVCANRIPHGRGLGSSSAAICAGIVAARAVTIGGEQKLDDTALLELATEIEGHPDNVAACLLGGFTLAWMDTGTARAIRMDPADSIVPVVFVPGKPVLTETARGLLPRTVPHVDAAANAGRAALLVEALTRRPELLLAATEDRLHQEYRAPAMPESVALVNRLRADGVPAVVSGAGPTVLALVEDAAAEKVAALAGEGWAANRLTLDAAGACVLPLAG
- the thrC gene encoding threonine synthase, with product MSANSTASRQWRGIIEEYRDRLPVGDTTEVVTLREGGTPLVPAQVLSERTGCEVHLKVEGANPTGSFKDRGMTMAITRAKEEGAKAVICASTGNTSASAAAYAVRAGMVCAVLVPQGKIALGKMGQALVHGAKILQVDGNFDDCLTLARRLSDNYPVALVNSVNPVRIEGQKTAAFEIVDMLGDAPDVHVLPVGNAGNITAYWRGYQEYAADGIASHTPRMWGFQAAGSAPLVRGEVVKDPQTIATAIRIGNPASWSYAERARDESGGFIDSVTDRQILSAYRLLAAQEGVFVEPASAASVAGLLKAAEEGKVDPGQRIVCTVTGNGLKDPDWAVAGAPQPITVPIDADAAAERLGLV